A DNA window from Gigantopelta aegis isolate Gae_Host chromosome 4, Gae_host_genome, whole genome shotgun sequence contains the following coding sequences:
- the LOC121371017 gene encoding uncharacterized protein LOC121371017: MGKFGMFSRRGMGTSRGGFGGFFSSLKKKLPVPMCNFYSGQLPMSVWPEKSDICMPQDKTLFPYPGQLVERALRNDAPAAQILQFLTLCSQSVPTIASYGTYAMYRFQDVCPVERVLVDKVWKMNKYSNPPRKDVCYVVHPDQQNIEMSVCRTNCTMDTSTISNHFCIPDGFVERSILVFCPWDIASQCQLVKIRVPRGCSCKKYTCLKYQ, from the exons ATGGGCAAGTTCGGCATGTTTTCCAGACGCGGAATGGGAACTAGTAGAGGTGGATTCGGTGGATTCTTCTCTTCACTGAAGAAGAAATTGCCCGTGCCTATGTGTAACTTCTACAGTGGTCAGTTACCCATGTCCGTCTGGCCGGAAAAGAGTGATATATGCATGCCGCAGGACAAAACCTTGTTTCCTTATCCTgg acaATTGGTTGAGAGAGCTCTGAGAAACGACGCACCCGCAGCACAGATTTTACAGTTTTTGACACTGTGTTCCCAGTCCGTGCCAACCATAGCATCCTATGG AACATACGCAATGTACCGTTTCCAAGATGTCTGCCCAGTGGAGAGAGTGCTCGTAGACAAGGTTTGGAAGATGAACAAATACAGCAACCCTCCTCGCAAGGACGTCTGCTACGTGGTGCATCCAGATCAGCAGAACATCGAGATGTCCGTCTGCAG gacCAACTGCACAATGGACACCTCTACCATTTCCAACCACTTCTGTATTCCTGATGGTTTTGTCGAGCGCTCGATCCTGGTGTTCTGCCCCTGGGACATTGCGAGCCAGTGTCAGCTCGTCAAGATCAGGGTACCCCGTGGATGCAGCTGCAAGAAATATACCTGtcttaaatatcaataa